The Fusarium keratoplasticum isolate Fu6.1 chromosome 4, whole genome shotgun sequence genome contains the following window.
ACCtggctgaagctgaggaaCGAGGCATTCAGAGGGATTTTAAGCGGTTCGTTAAGAAGGCTTCGGGTCGCTTGAAGAAGCACATTCCCAGGGAGACGCATGTTATTCGAATACCTGCAGCTGCTACGGATGGATATTTCCGGTTGGTTCTCTGCGCTGGGGAGGGTGGGAAGAAGGTTCTCTGCGGGAGCCCGGTCTTCAGGATAGCCAGCACATCCACCGATGCCAGCGTCGTCCGAGGCTCGAGTCTTAGCACGATGCCGTTGGAAATGGGTATCAAGGTCGCGAGCACCATCGGACAGCAGGTGGCCAAGAAGTACACGGGCGTCGCGGGAGCGGTCGTCGAGGCTGGATCTAAGAGATTTGCACCCAACGCGGCCATCAAAAAGGCTGCGCATGCTGCATATCACACTTCTGGCATTGGCAACGCTGTCAACGAGAGTTGGAGGAATGGAAAAGCTGGCCGATACGATCCCATGGTTGGAGGCGCGGCACTTACGGGTCCTTTGTCCATCATTGGTAGTGATGAGGGTCCTGAAGCGCCCTTTCCGTTCAAGCTTGCGGGCAAGGTGGTTCACGGTACTGGAGCGTCGACTAGGGAACTTGGGATACCGACGGCGAATCTTACTGAGGTGCCTGATGAGGTCAAGATGCGCATGGGAGGCGTGTTTGCTGCGTGGGCGCGTCTTGTGCCGCCCAACAAAGGCATGGAAGATATCGATGACGACTGGTGCGCCGCTATTGTGACGATAGCCCCTCTAAGGAACGGGCCTCCTGGAGTCGTGCAGCGGAACAAGGTCGCAGTCCACTTCATCCACGACTTTGAAGACATCACCTTTTTCGAAATCAGAGTCAAGGTGATGCTAATGGGTTTCCTACACCCATGGATTCCAGGCCAACAAGACGGAGAAATAGTCGAAGAGCACGGACGAGATGTCATGACGACCATGGCGAGTCTCGCGCGGGAGACGTGGGGACCCGAGATTGCGGCGTCGAGTATCCGGGCGCTGAGGAGCGAGAGGAGTTTT
Protein-coding sequences here:
- a CDS encoding Riboflavin kinase, with the protein product MDNWSDPSIRRKPAPAPPPYSAYDSGSLAPPGPPPRPLRPVRSATNLTGAHAPQQSGLADPRGNLPVDFVVDELPRPASSLGPRPTNEIRRIKSSSALSTITTDSKPKDQSKWKAALGEAQYFAGGLISHPAESTKHFTIIRHSHALVWYRGPATSVPITILSDEPLPQGRTVWLQQKGFSGNMGMTLKALVGTNGSWIDVTPASKAGVEDLAEAEERGIQRDFKRFVKKASGRLKKHIPRETHVIRIPAAATDGYFRLVLCAGEGGKKVLCGSPVFRIASTSTDASVVRGSSLSTMPLEMGIKVASTIGQQVAKKYTGVAGAVVEAGSKRFAPNAAIKKAAHAAYHTSGIGNAVNESWRNGKAGRYDPMVGGAALTGPLSIIGSDEGPEAPFPFKLAGKVVHGTGASTRELGIPTANLTEVPDEVKMRMGGVFAAWARLVPPNKGMEDIDDDWCAAIVTIAPLRNGPPGVVQRNKVAVHFIHDFEDITFFEIRVKVMLMGFLHPWIPGQQDGEIVEEHGRDVMTTMASLARETWGPEIAASSIRALRSERSFGDRLNEATSRVQHQMDRIPTHWVGVRSEAGAMRDQVYGNGGMWIQR